The genomic interval TGCTCCTGTTGACTTCTTTACTAGTTGCTGCATCTTCAAAATCCCAAGGGCATACATctgcttgcttgttttttgcTAATGCAACATTTgggcttttttgtttttccattgaGACAATTTCCTGACTACTCTCAACATCCCATGGACAAACCTCAGCCAGTTTAGACTGGCTGACAGGTCTTTCTTTTGTCTTGCCAGAGGTGAACATGTCTTTTGTGTTCGttttcattttgtcatcatCTGGACCCTTTGTGTTCTCTCTTTCCATCTCTAATATTCTGACAGGGGAAGTTCCCTTCTTTATAGCATGGGTCTCCTTTGTCTTAGAAACCTGAGAGGAACAAGGGGTCTTTTCAGAGATTGGACCGGAGACAGTCTCAGTGTCCCATGGACACACATCTGCTTTAGAGGCCGGCTGCAGTGAGCTGCCTGTGGATTTAGTAGGCTCGGAGAGAACACTCTTTACTTTGCCCTCTGTAGGTGTATTACCCTTGCCCTTGGCTTCAGTAGGCGAGGAGCTTATTTTGACTTTGATCTCAGTTGGTGTGGTGCCCTTTTTTGGTCTGCTCTGATCAGGGGAGCAAGCGGAGTCCTTTGGCTTGCTCGACACTTCCTCAAAGTCCCATGGACAGACCTCAGCTTTTGGAACCTTGGCGACCTCTCCGGATGCCTGGGGTTGGGACGTGGCAGGCTTACTATTGGAGTGAGATTTTGGCCCCATTGCCTGACTATGGTCCTCATTTCCTTCCTCCCATGGACATATGTCTGTTCTATCGGCAACTTTCTGGTTTGGACGTCTGGTCACAGAGGGTGACTGCTCTGTGCCTTTCTGCTTTTGCTGTTGTGACTTTGTCGCTTTGTTGCTACTTCCATGGACTGTGGTGGTCTGCTCAGGGGCAATAGACACATGTTTCTGGACCTTGTTTTCGGAGGGGGTCGGCAAGTCTTCCAATTCCCAAGGGCACACCTCTGAAAGGTCATACAGATCTTTCCCCTTGGCTGTTTCTGAGCAAATGGAGGGCTGGCTTCCGCTCATCTGTGGCTTCATTATACCGGTTTTGGCAGCTGTCTGCTTGTACTCCACTGATTGACTGACAATCATCTTTGGATAACCCTCATTTTCTTCAGCTTCAGCTGGGGTCTTGGCATCCTTGTTCTTTTGATTAGCTTTCTTTGTTGGATCCTCTGCTGTTTGGGCCTTTCCTGTTAGACCAAGTGTTTTCTCTTTGGCACTGGCAATAACGCTTAGAGATTTCTGCAGCATGGATGTTCTAGGGTGAATAGGCTTCTTATCAGCTGTCAGGTTGTGAGCACTAGCTGACTTGCACACCAAGGGAACTGACTCTGTTGACTCACTGGCTGCATCAATCTTCTCAGAGGACTTTTTGACCAGCTTTTTGCCCATTAGGGTTTCAAGGAGGGAGCCTTCTGTGGTTGCGACTTCCATCTTGTCAGTTGCCGAACTGCTGGAATCCTCACTGTGGTCTCGAACATGGTCATAACTGCTGTGGGACTTCTTAAGGGAGAAAACTTTGCTCTTCAAGGATTCGTCTTTGGCAGGCTTAACAGAGTGTGAGGGGTCAAATGGGTTCTTTCTCAGGACACAGATGCTGTTGCGGTTACTCCCATGTTCACCCAGGTCCTTGTCCTCACGGCTACACTGGCGACCCATCGACTCTGGAATCTCAGTGATGCGGCGCATGAGAGAGCGGCCTAGGCCCTTTTTAGAGCTGCGCTTCTTCTGCAGGTGAGGATTGTTGGCCAGCATCTTTTTCCTCTTATAAATCTCCAGCTGGGAGTAGAGTTTCTTCAGCTCTTCCTGTGGATTTGAAGACAACGGGCCATTAATTCACAACATATGTCTACAtgtagaaatgtaaaaatgaaatgattctAGTTA from Ctenopharyngodon idella isolate HZGC_01 chromosome 23, HZGC01, whole genome shotgun sequence carries:
- the LOC127505685 gene encoding probable G-protein coupled receptor 158; this encodes MKGTEALSHHRDVPETSSHCLPCQEGCDFCKDNTPCVARGDGALRMAVLSFQGLCMLVDFISMVLLYHFRRNKSIRASGLILLEAIMFGALLLYFPVVILYFQPSVFRCILLRWVRLLGFATVYGTVTLKLYRVLKVFLSRTAQRIPYMTSWRVLRLLCIILLIVLWFAIAWTAAVCQNPNRHLALISVGFTTDGLQFSMCLLDRWDYMIAVAEFLFLLWGVYLCFAVRTVPSAFHEPRYMAIAVHNELILSAIFHILRFTLAPELHPDWMLMLFFAHTHLTVTVTLGLLLVPKFLFAGTQLRDDIATEAYEDELDMGRSGSYLNSSITSAWSEHSLDPEDIRTPEEMGQLSSINGCGVRSCDSLWEKRTNEELKKLYSQLEIYKRKKMLANNPHLQKKRSSKKGLGRSLMRRITEIPESMGRQCSREDKDLGEHGSNRNSICVLRKNPFDPSHSVKPAKDESLKSKVFSLKKSHSSYDHVRDHSEDSSSSATDKMEVATTEGSLLETLMGKKLVKKSSEKIDAASESTESVPLVCKSASAHNLTADKKPIHPRTSMLQKSLSVIASAKEKTLGLTGKAQTAEDPTKKANQKNKDAKTPAEAEENEGYPKMIVSQSVEYKQTAAKTGIMKPQMSGSQPSICSETAKGKDLYDLSEVCPWELEDLPTPSENKVQKHVSIAPEQTTTVHGSSNKATKSQQQKQKGTEQSPSVTRRPNQKVADRTDICPWEEGNEDHSQAMGPKSHSNSKPATSQPQASGEVAKVPKAEVCPWDFEEVSSKPKDSACSPDQSRPKKGTTPTEIKVKISSSPTEAKGKGNTPTEGKVKSVLSEPTKSTGSSLQPASKADVCPWDTETVSGPISEKTPCSSQVSKTKETHAIKKGTSPVRILEMERENTKGPDDDKMKTNTKDMFTSGKTKERPVSQSKLAEVCPWDVESSQEIVSMEKQKSPNVALAKNKQADVCPWDFEDAATSKEVNRSTSASTGKQKSSNSKGRVTSGVKMSDVCPWDFDDQASTKKA